Genomic segment of Citrus sinensis cultivar Valencia sweet orange chromosome 7, DVS_A1.0, whole genome shotgun sequence:
ATTAAGTAATGGGAACTTGATTTCGTACCCCTATTGATTCAAGCTCTCATTTCTTGAATTCTCTATTTTactcttattaaatttttataatttctaaattaccTTCAATTAAGTTTTGTCACTTTTACATTTTGGTCCGTATTGaagttttgtaatatttacaaataagtccttcattatttattattagtaatataataataataattttattataattataattataaataattattgttgtcgtcatcgtcatcatcataattgttatttattaatgttattattattatattaaaattaatatcattaaaatttattaaaattaataacaataattattttgaataataataatcataatcacaattgatataataaatatggacaataattaacaaaggTTATTTTAGTAACTTATAATAATCCATTCCGATTCGAAGACAAAGTAAGtacattgatgatgatgatgataatttgtgaataataataatcacaataattaaaatacaaaataattattattaccatGATTAATTAAGAACTTTTTAGTGATTTACAACAATCTAACATTCTAACTCGTTATGATTTCgattataagataaagtaGACACATCGATAGTAATATAACTTATTCTGATTTctatagataaaataaacaatttatttttattataatttctcattttgatttcaattaattcCGATTTAACCTCGTACCAATTACAAcctattttttctaatttctatttattaaacaCACCATTAGTATCTTGAATTGGCCCACAGCCCACGGAATGAAACTGAATATTCtatgcaaattaaaatgatagtAAAATCATTGAGGTGCAACAAATcttcatatattaattaatatgcgTACTGCATGTAATTGCATGAAACAATCAAGTaaccaattttaaatttgtaaaggAGATCCAATACAACTACAACAAGCCTACAACATGTGCTCTTCCGACttgataaaatcatcattgcCCCTTTTGGGCTTGGGgatgaaataattatatcattatttaaatattcaattacGGTAGTATCATAGGGATAACCTTCTCTTAAATTTTGTCTAAAgattttatcatcaaaacaCAAACGCTGGACCGATGAAGTATACGAACCCATGAATTAGATGGCTTGTTTGTCTTGTCAGTGAACTGATTTTCGATCTGtataaagtttttatatttggtAGTGCATATGCATCCATGCCATCAATTGTTTAAAAGCTTTGGAGTGAGCAATTTTGGTCGTTTATTAGCTTCTGCAATCAAGGGTCGTTGTCTCCTTACAAAGTAGTGATGCTCATTACGAtcaataaaaagacaaaaaaatctCTTTGGACGTGCGTGGCACAAATTGTAACATTCTTGATAGAATCGAAttgtttaaaaactttttGATGACCTAATTGTGTATAAATTAAGTTGGGCAATTGAAGAGGCGGGGAGACAGTATTGAACCGCCTTGAAGTATGCGGCGAATCACTCTTCTATCACTTCCatataaaaaaagtattatcTACTTAAACCTAATTCATAGATCCACAGCACACCATTCCGCCATACAAAAATcaatcttatattttattgataatcaCAAATACACAAATTACGGGTTGATTAATATGGTAATTGTATCTGcctaattaagaatattattattacataaaaccCATAAAAGAATTCCacaattctattttttattgatcaGCACTCTAgggatttataaaattactacatattatttagATATGTACGCTCATTAGGTTGATTTTATGACAAATTACTTTAAGTTGGATGCCTATGTTCCGACATTAAAGAAGACGAGGGGGGCTAAAATCACCATAATTTTCGGTTGTAAATGGAAGTAAATTTAACGTAATATTCCAAAAACTTATTGctctttagtttttttaattcatgaGTATGgagttttaatattaaattaatagtcAGAGAACGAATATCTTGGTAAATTAATCAGATAATTTATTGTCTGTTTCGATAATCAACACGTATCAAAGCAGGacaaatttgaattccacTCTTCaataggaaattaaaaaaaatattataacaacCAAAATTGATTATCGTAAATCTTGTCTTACGCGTAATTATCAAATGTTTAGCaggttcttttttttgtttttcccctCAAATTGAATATTTAGCGGGTCCGGTAATGCTGCGAGACACGATCCGTGGCACGTGGCACAAACCcaatagtttaataatatgGGACTGGCGATGCTAACATGCGCAGCTGGCTGGTTCGTTGGAAAACGTGCAGACGGTGACAGGTGAAAGACGCGGTGAGCTAACCTGACGGAGATAGGAGACGGCGAATGGGTCCCTGATTCGTTACGTGGCTGGGTCCGCAGTCAAGTGGCGGGCTGGCAGTTGCTAAAGTGCACCGAGGTCATGCACTGTCATTAATGGCAGCGTTCGAAAATTGAATTGGAGATCAGACAGGGACAGGGGGTAAAGGACATGGTTTTTCGAGTTATTTACGATTTCGGGATTGcctatttattttgtgtaaCTGTGATTACAGGCTTTTTACGGTGTCGTTAATGATTGATATGGGTAAATGGTTACACGTGTCAATTAAGCAGCGAGTGCAGAAACCAGTATTGATTAGGGCGTGTTTGGTGGTTTCTAGTCTCTGTGTGTGTGGGCGTGTGTTGCGGTCGCGTGATGCGTCCACCGATATTGGGAAGcgaaaatttttacttatttatagaaatatcCAAGTATTTAATTTGAGCTTATATCATTTGTATGGGGACGGACAAACGTTGAGAATTTTGTGttccaattattttaaattaaagacgtgttttcaaaaactaaaatcaaattaaatgcGTGCTTTATTTTAGGACACTAgctttaatctatttttttgaCTTCCTTTTTACTAGAAcaatttgacaattaaaatcGAATTGACGATATAGACACATAGATAGATAACAGATCTACccacaaatttataaaaagtgTGTCCGTGATCTTTTTGATTTTTGCCCTTTTTGTCTTTGATCTTGTGATTCAAATTAAAGTCccgataaaaaaaaaaaaaaatgaaggggACCATTACCCCCAAGGACCCATTAAAAATCCCTGCATATTTCGCTTGTTACCGCTAAAGTCTCTGTGACTGTCACAGCCGATCTGAATCCACCTGTGATTGTGCGCGGcctatgttattattttcgCAAACAAAACGACAGCGAATCAGCAAAAGCGCCTTAAAAGCCAAACTCaattcttcttttcctttgcAATCGCGGTTCCACTCATTCAAACGATAAAACGACACCGTCACGTGTCATCTCcgcaaataaaatcaaaagaaagggTGACTTGGGAAAGTTAGTAGCATTGTATTGTGTATATGGCAAAGTTAGTTAGCTGTATGTTGGTGTCCCGGTCTGTACACTGATTTTTTGCGGTGAGATCTCTCTCTTCCTAGGAGAGAAAATGCAAgcaaaagtaataaatagaaaaaaaaaaggttaaaatatttattttttaattttaagttgaaaaagaagctaataaatttagaattaataatacaattagtTAATAGAAAACGCATTGgatctaaattttattttattttatttttagtaatgATCATAAAATCAACTTCATTACATTACCACAGAGTCATTcaaattgttttcaaaaattttaaaaatacaagttTCCAAAATTAGATATGGACAATGTATTCAAAATTTCGAATATTATATAAGACAAACTTCATTAGTGTATTTTACTCTCTCACtgcaatatataaaaaatactgaGAAAGTTCTAAATCTCCTGAAAAttggtcatttttttattttttaatttttcaatctgATCATAACTCTCTTAGAAACAAGTatcaaaatcacaaaaataaatcaatccaTATGGCATTGTTGTAGTAAGTGATATTTATCAAAGTGGATATAACAAAGGTcctaatttttaaagaagtaATTTATTGAACCATTATATTATGTACATTATGAAGGCCTAGGTCGTCGGAGAGATATAATTAagagggtaatttttaaaaacctcccctgagatttgagcttgttgcaagtagatgacgagaatttgtttatttgtaaaaaacccctaccgtcagttaactttaacattgaccgttagttaactgtgcaaagacaacattacccttaacaacagtttgtagacggaaataactaaaaaaaaatataaaattattggctattttaccctctttaaattattgatattttcttaaagttcctacaaaaaaaataaaatttaaaatttaaaaaatcctctttaaattattgatattttcttaaagttcctacaaaaaagataaaattaaaaacttgaaaatgaaatagttataatctttacctatgatattgtaaatctttgaaattgacaaagataaaattgttaaaaaatagagtttgtgttttttgcaccaacaattttattttttatttttagttatttttgtctacaaactgttgttaagggtaatattatctttacaCAGTCAACTAAtagtcaatgttaaaattaactgatgatagagaattttttataaataaataaatttttaccaTCTATTTACAATAAGCTCAAACCACAATagatgtttttaaaaattactcatAATTGAGATAACTTTTGGACAATCTAGTAAAGTAAacattaaatgttaaaatactgtatatttaaataaacaataaaagaaaaaaaaagggacagaTAAGTAATAATTCCTCAAGGATCAAAATGAAGCttgtaacaataataataattctaaaaagattaaaaggtCCCACGCTCACATTTTCCTCCATTGTCAACAAACAAACTCATCTTCGtgtaatcattttttatctCGTCTTCCCTCCAACCCAAACGCAGCCTTAGTCGCAGGCCTCTCTAACAGAGGTTGCTGTTGCACACTGTGTAATATATAAACTCTTCCAAATTTCACTTCATTTTCGCTCTTTCACTCTCATGGTATCGTATCAAACACGTTGAATCATTTTGATCTGTGTTAGTCTTTGGTTGTTTCAGCGTgctttttattatgtattcgATGAAAATGAAAGCTAAGTAAGGAGGCTGTTTCGTGTGTTTGGTGCTAGCGCTATCGGCTgtaaagaaacagaaaaaaaaaagaaaaaataaaggtgtttttgttgttttcttaaAACAGTGTTTGCTTATTCAGAAACAGGGTTTTGTGCTCATCAATTTCTGGGCTTTTGTTTGATTCTGTGCTTGAAattttaagcatttttttttttctatcgaGTCGTTCAACTGTTCGAAGAAAAGCTCAGCTGgtaaaaatagtaatattattatacgTATGTGCGTGTAGgttcttttgttttatctgttcagaaaaatattagaatacAGAAGGACAATATGTTGTTGGgtttttatcttttgctttcatattttgggttttagccggaaaaataaattgtaataatCTGGCATTTTCTAGGCAACGAAACAGAGTTTGCATTGCTAGTATTTGCATTCAACTTTGAAATACTgatctagatttttttttttttttgggtacttTTGCAGACTAAATCTGGCTCTGGGTGCTTAGCAAtggtttgattttgttgaaaattgaGTTTGCTTTACCAGTTTAAAAGAATCAATAGTCAAATCCAGCAACACAAAAAGCTTCGATGTTTGTATAGTAAATAAACCCTTCTCTCTTGTCATTCAATGATTTGATGAGTCTTTGGCCGGACACTGAGACAACAGAATCTACTCTGCGCATACACTGTTTTCCCATTTCTGATATTGGATTTCCTTACCACCTGTAGTTTGGCTGTTCTTTCACATCTGTTGACTTTATTTACTGATTTGGAGGATCAAAAGCAATATACTAGAGTGATATATACAGTGAGCTTCACTTTTGGACttgtgtttcatttttttttctttgcatttgGTGGAATATTCATCAGGATTGAGCTTAAACGACTGCTTCTCTTACTTTTTCAGCCAAAAGAATATCTAGATCATCAAGATTGCGGCACCCATTTGGGGAACATATCAAAAGATGAGCTGGTGAAGGTGGCTTCTGTCATTTGTGTGCTTCTTGAGGGATTCATGTGAATCAGTTAAAACGGTCTTGTCATTTCTGAAAATTTGTTGTCTCTACAATTGCCTGGATGGAACGAGATTACGTGATTGAAGTTGTCGGATCAAAGATGGTGTGGGCACACCAATAATGCACAATATGTTCATTTGTGTCTAAAAGACACATTTTTTAGCCTCTTTCATACGTATTGGATGATGGGTTTTcagaattgaaaatattaaggGAAGGAAGTTTCACAGAAATTCTTTATGGCAATGAGTGGAGAAGTGAAAAAAGGGAAGCAGGAGAAAGGTAGTTCCGATGTGGCTGAGAAGGTGGTTGTTGCTGTTAAGGCATCAAAAGAGATTCCTAGGACTGCCCTCGTTTGGGCTTTGACTCACGTTGTTCAACCAGGGGACTGCATTACGCTGCTTGTGGTTGTCCCTTCGCATAGTTCCGGTACCTACTTTTCTTGCCTTctgatttttatgttactttttTTCTGAATGTTCTAGTGAAGAACAGttaatgtttattttactGCTTTTGGTTTTGACATTGATAATGCTTTTTGTTACCACCATTTTCCGTTTGACCTGATTTCAAAACATTTGAGCAATATTCCCAAAAAAACACTGGGCTTCTTCTAATGTCGAAGATTGGTAGAACTTTCTCTCTAATCCTCCTCCTGGTCAATTCTATTACAGTTGCATTGCTGAAAACTGGAACCTTTCATTTATTGATGAGCAATTTCTGCTCTATGGTTTACTCTTTGGATAGTTGGGTCTGAGCTGTTTGGGATATTTCACACAGTAAGCATACAAATTGTAGATCTACCCAAAGCTGAACTGTTGTACTCAAGGGAGGGAAACTTTGCTGCTTATTAACCATCTACTGTATCTTCTTTCTGGCTCAGAGAACCTTTCATTGGATGTCATTTAATACATATTTGCTAAATAGTCAAGTGTGGTTAAGGTTTCTTTGATACCTTCTTTAAAATGcatggttttattttttggtttatcCCTGATTTGGTTAATGTGTTACTAAAAATTGTTTGTTTACTGCAATTCTTTAGGTAGAAGATTTTGGGTTTTCCCCAGATTTGCAGGTGACTGTGCCAGTGGTCACCGGAAGTCTTTTTCAGGAACAATCTCAGAACAGAGAGGTGATATTACAGATTCTTGCTCGCAGATGATCCTTCAGCTTCATGATGTTTATGATCCAAACAAGGTATGCTTCCgtgatgtgtttatttattttaaatgtcatacCTGATTCCAGTTTGCTGATTCTGTTTTTGAATAATGACTTTATTTTGCAGATTAATTTCAAGATTAAAATTGTTTCTGGATCACCTTGTGGAGCGGTGGCAGCAGAGGCCAAAAAGGCTCAAGCTGGTTGGGTTGTTTTAGACAAGTAATTTAcctatttcttttcttagaacTAAATGCATTTCAGATGTCACATTTGACTAAAACTAGGTATGGATTATTGCTAGTATTTGTTAGCATTAATTTATGGATCTTCTGTCTGTATTTGTTGGCTTTCATTCACAGACAGCTTAAACATGAGGAAAAGTGCTGCATGGAGGAGTTGCAATGCAACATAGTGGTTATGAAGCGGTCACAGGCTAAAGTTCTTCGCTTGAATTTGGTTGGAACATCCAAGAAAGAAGCTGGAGTTGCTTGCCCATTGCCTTCTGACCCAGATGAATCATTTGAAAAGGATCCAAAGAACAAGGACAGTTCTTCGGGTTCCATCAGGGGACCTGTTGTGACTCCAACTAGCAGTCCAGAGCTAGGGACTCCATTTACTGCAACTGAAGCTGGAACTTCATCAGTGTCAAGCTCAGATCCTGGAACTTCACCATTTTTTATCTCAGGAATTAATGGAGATTTGAAGAAGGAATCATCAGTCATTAGGGAAGACCGGAATCTTGAAGACTCTAGTTCGGACACAGACAGTGAAAATTTGTCTGTGTCATCGGCCAGTATGAGGTTCCAACCATGGATGACAGAGTTTCTTAGATCTCATCATCAGTCATCACACCAGATGGAAGAAGAATGCTCTAGAAGAACTAATAATAAGACTCAAGCATCGACAACTAAAGCTTTGCTTGAGAAGTTCTCTAGGCTCGATCGAGATGCTGGAGTTGGAATGTCAAGCTATCGGACTGACTTGGAATTCAGTGGAAACGTTAGAGAAGCAATATCACTATCCAGAAATGCGCCTCCTGGCCCTCCTCCATTGTGCTCAATATGTCAACATAAGGCGCCGGTATTTGGCAAGCCACCAAGGTGGTTTAGCTATGCTGAATTGGAGCTTGCTACCGGCGGCTTTTCACAAGCCAATTTCTTGGCAGAAGGTGGGTTTGGATCTGTTCATAGGGGGGTACTGCCAGATGGTCAGGCAGTTGCTGTCAAGCAACACAAATTGGCTAGTTCTCAAGGGGATCATGAATTTTGCTCAGAAGTGGAAGTTCTGAGTTGTGCCCAGCACAGAAACGTTGTTATGTTAATTGGATTCTGTATTGAGGACAGGAGGAGGTTACTGGTTTATGAATATATATGTAATGGGTCTCTGGATTCTCATCTATATGGTAATTTTTCGCTTCCTCATTAGAAGATGTGCTCATAGTATAACACAAATGCACTGAATATTGTTATAAATGACCAGTACGCGTGATTAATACTACTTGATTAGCATCTACTTACTAGTTCTAGGTTCTGATTTGTGGCTCTTGGATACGTACTTCGAGGACCTCTGAAAGGTCTCTTTTTCACCGTAATCACTATTTTGCCTAAGATCAGTAATTTTTTTGGCATTACCAAATGTGTTCTGTCAATTTGTTGTAATCATTTATTCCAGAGTGCACTGAAACTTGAAATAAGTAAGGCTTTTCTGTTGTTAAGAGATTCATTGCTATCATTTATCCACattgtca
This window contains:
- the LOC102612703 gene encoding inactive protein kinase SELMODRAFT_444075; the encoded protein is MAMSGEVKKGKQEKGSSDVAEKVVVAVKASKEIPRTALVWALTHVVQPGDCITLLVVVPSHSSGRRFWVFPRFAGDCASGHRKSFSGTISEQRGDITDSCSQMILQLHDVYDPNKINFKIKIVSGSPCGAVAAEAKKAQAGWVVLDKQLKHEEKCCMEELQCNIVVMKRSQAKVLRLNLVGTSKKEAGVACPLPSDPDESFEKDPKNKDSSSGSIRGPVVTPTSSPELGTPFTATEAGTSSVSSSDPGTSPFFISGINGDLKKESSVIREDRNLEDSSSDTDSENLSVSSASMRFQPWMTEFLRSHHQSSHQMEEECSRRTNNKTQASTTKALLEKFSRLDRDAGVGMSSYRTDLEFSGNVREAISLSRNAPPGPPPLCSICQHKAPVFGKPPRWFSYAELELATGGFSQANFLAEGGFGSVHRGVLPDGQAVAVKQHKLASSQGDHEFCSEVEVLSCAQHRNVVMLIGFCIEDRRRLLVYEYICNGSLDSHLYGCHQEPLEWSARQKIAVGAARGLRYLHEECRVGCIVHRDMRPNNILLTHDFEPLVGDFGLARWQPDGDMGVETRVIGTFGYLAPEYAQSGQITEKADVYSFGVVLVELVTGRKAVDLNRPKGQQCLTEWARPLLEEYAIDELVDPRLGNHYSEHEVYCMLHAASLCIRRDPHSRPRMSQVLRILEGDTVIDTYMSTPGYDVGSRSGRIWVEQQQHQQQQLPYSGPLMNEALEGFGRKLPLDSLKAAFWERDKARRTSRENDL